One window from the genome of Oceanisphaera sp. IT1-181 encodes:
- the atpD gene encoding F0F1 ATP synthase subunit beta: MSKGIIVQIIGAVVDVEFPQDGVPRVYEALKITTEGQSQGIVLEVQQQIGGGVVRCIVMGSSDGLRRGLEIERTNNPIKVPVGVSTLGRIMDVLGNPIDEKGPIGEEERWSIHRSAPTYEEQSNSSELLETGIKVIDLVCPFAKGGKVGLFGGAGVGKTVNMMELIRNIAIEHSGYSVFAGVGERTREGNDFYHEMTDSNVIDKVSLVYGQMNEPPGNRLRVALTGLTMAEKFRDEGRDVLFFVDNIYRYTLAGTEVSALLGRMPSAVGYQPTLAEEMGILQERITSTKTGSITSVQAVYVPADDLTDPSPATTFAHLDATVVLSRQIAALGIYPAVDPLDSTSRQLDPQVVGEEHYAVARGVQTVLQRYKELKDIIAILGMDELSEDDKQTVSRARKIERFLSQPFFVAEVFTGAPGKYVSLKDTISGFKGILDGDYDSLPEQAFYMVGSIDEAVEKAKKL; this comes from the coding sequence ATGAGTAAGGGTATCATAGTCCAAATCATCGGCGCCGTAGTAGACGTGGAATTCCCGCAAGATGGAGTTCCTCGCGTTTATGAAGCGCTGAAGATCACGACTGAAGGCCAAAGCCAGGGCATCGTCCTGGAAGTGCAACAGCAAATTGGCGGCGGCGTTGTACGCTGTATCGTTATGGGTTCTTCCGACGGCTTGCGCCGTGGGCTAGAAATTGAGCGCACCAACAACCCAATCAAAGTACCAGTAGGTGTTTCGACGTTGGGTCGTATCATGGACGTGCTGGGTAACCCAATCGACGAGAAAGGTCCTATCGGTGAAGAAGAGCGTTGGTCTATCCACCGTTCAGCTCCTACCTACGAAGAGCAGTCAAACAGCTCTGAGTTGTTAGAGACCGGCATCAAGGTTATCGACTTGGTTTGTCCGTTCGCCAAAGGCGGTAAAGTAGGTCTGTTCGGTGGTGCCGGTGTAGGCAAAACCGTAAACATGATGGAACTTATCCGTAACATCGCCATCGAGCACAGTGGTTACTCTGTATTCGCCGGTGTGGGTGAGCGTACTCGTGAAGGTAACGACTTCTATCACGAGATGACTGATTCTAACGTTATCGATAAGGTATCGCTGGTATACGGTCAGATGAACGAGCCACCAGGAAACCGTTTGCGCGTAGCACTGACCGGTCTGACCATGGCGGAAAAATTCCGTGATGAAGGCCGTGACGTACTGTTCTTCGTAGATAATATCTATCGTTACACCTTGGCCGGTACTGAAGTATCTGCACTGCTGGGCCGTATGCCTTCCGCAGTAGGTTATCAGCCAACACTGGCTGAAGAGATGGGTATCCTGCAAGAGCGTATCACTTCAACCAAGACAGGTTCTATCACGTCTGTGCAGGCGGTATACGTACCTGCGGATGACTTGACGGATCCGTCACCTGCTACTACGTTTGCTCACTTAGATGCGACCGTAGTATTGAGCCGTCAGATTGCTGCTTTGGGTATCTACCCAGCCGTTGATCCGTTGGACTCAACCAGCCGTCAGCTGGATCCACAGGTTGTGGGTGAAGAGCATTACGCGGTAGCCCGTGGCGTTCAGACTGTGTTACAGCGTTATAAAGAGCTGAAAGACATCATCGCCATCTTAGGTATGGATGAGCTGTCAGAAGACGACAAGCAAACCGTATCTCGCGCCCGTAAAATCGAGCGTTTCCTGTCTCAGCCTTTCTTCGTGGCAGAAGTATTTACCGGTGCACCGGGCAAGTACGTGTCATTGAAAGATACCATTAGTGGT
- the atpG gene encoding F0F1 ATP synthase subunit gamma: MAGAKEIRSKIGSVKNTQKITSAMEMVAASKMRRAQERMVHSRPYAETIRNVIGNVAQGNLEYKHPYMDDRDVKRVGFIIISTDRGLCGGLNTNLFKQALMNMKAWSDQGAEIDLGLIGSKAVGFFKRYGGKVIASKSGLGDNPSLSELIGSVTVMLEAYNTGEIDRLYLVYNKFENTMIQTPTIDQLLPLPAAEETVATHSWDYIYEPDPKSLLDKLLVRFVEAQVYQGVVENLASEQAARMVAMKAATDNAGDMIDELQLVYNKARQAAITQELSEIVAGAGAV; this comes from the coding sequence ATGGCCGGCGCAAAAGAAATACGTAGCAAGATCGGGAGTGTTAAAAACACTCAGAAGATCACCAGCGCTATGGAGATGGTGGCCGCCTCGAAAATGCGCAGAGCGCAGGAACGAATGGTCCACAGCCGCCCATACGCTGAAACCATACGCAATGTGATCGGTAACGTCGCGCAAGGTAACTTGGAATACAAGCATCCTTACATGGACGACCGTGACGTTAAGCGCGTTGGTTTTATTATTATCTCAACCGATCGGGGCCTGTGTGGTGGCCTGAACACTAACCTGTTCAAACAAGCTCTCATGAACATGAAGGCTTGGTCCGATCAAGGTGCAGAAATTGATCTGGGCCTAATCGGTAGCAAGGCGGTCGGCTTTTTTAAACGCTATGGCGGTAAAGTCATTGCCTCAAAGAGCGGTTTGGGTGATAACCCATCGCTGTCTGAGTTGATTGGCTCCGTCACCGTGATGCTTGAAGCGTACAACACGGGTGAAATAGACAGACTGTATTTGGTGTACAACAAGTTTGAAAACACCATGATCCAGACACCCACGATCGATCAACTGTTGCCCTTACCCGCCGCGGAAGAAACGGTGGCCACCCACAGCTGGGATTATATTTACGAACCCGATCCTAAGTCTTTATTAGACAAGCTGTTGGTACGTTTTGTGGAAGCACAAGTGTATCAGGGCGTGGTAGAAAACCTCGCCAGTGAGCAGGCTGCACGTATGGTGGCAATGAAAGCCGCTACCGACAACGCCGGTGACATGATAGACGAGCTGCAATTGGTGTATAACAAAGCCCGTCAGGCTGCGATTACCCAAGAGCTAAGTGAGATTGTTGCTGGGGCCGGTGCCGTATAA
- the atpA gene encoding F0F1 ATP synthase subunit alpha translates to MQLNSTEIAELIKQRIEQFNVVSEARNEGTIVSVSDGIIRVHGLADIMQGEMIELPGGLYALALNLERDSVGAVVMGPYTDLAEGMKVRSTGRILEVPVGRNLLGRVVNTLGEPIDGKGAIVADTFSPVEMIAPGVIDRQSVDEPLQTGYKAVDAMIPVGRGQRELIIGDRQVGKTALAVDAIINQKDSGVKCVYVAIGQKASTISNVVRKLEEHGALANTIVVVASASESAALQYLAPYSGCAMGEFFRDRGEDALIVYDDLSKQAVAYRQISLLLRRPPGREAYPGDVFYLHSRLLERASRVSVEYVERFTKGEVKGKTGSLTALPIIETQAGDVSAFVPTNVISITDGQIFLTTELFNSGIRPAVDPGISVSRVGGAAQTKLIKKLSGGIRTALAQYRELAAFAQFSSDLDEATRKQLSHGQKVTELMKQKQYRPMSVAEQGLVLFAAEHGYLDNVELNLITTFEAALLAYADSEHAATMADINQKADYNKDVVAQLTALLDSFKATQSW, encoded by the coding sequence ATGCAACTGAATTCAACTGAAATTGCCGAGCTGATTAAACAGCGTATCGAGCAATTCAACGTTGTCAGTGAAGCACGAAACGAAGGTACTATCGTCTCTGTAAGTGACGGTATTATCCGTGTTCACGGCCTTGCTGATATCATGCAAGGCGAAATGATCGAACTGCCAGGCGGCTTGTACGCTTTGGCATTGAACTTAGAGCGTGACTCCGTAGGTGCCGTGGTAATGGGTCCGTATACGGATCTGGCCGAAGGCATGAAGGTCCGTTCTACAGGTCGTATCTTGGAAGTTCCAGTAGGTCGTAACCTGCTGGGTCGTGTGGTTAACACCTTGGGTGAGCCCATCGACGGTAAAGGCGCCATTGTTGCCGATACCTTCTCTCCAGTAGAAATGATCGCACCGGGCGTAATCGACCGTCAATCGGTAGATGAGCCACTGCAAACTGGCTATAAAGCCGTTGATGCCATGATCCCTGTAGGTCGTGGTCAGCGTGAGCTGATCATCGGTGACCGTCAGGTTGGTAAAACTGCCTTAGCAGTTGATGCCATCATCAACCAGAAAGACTCTGGCGTTAAGTGTGTGTACGTGGCCATCGGCCAAAAAGCGTCCACCATCTCTAACGTAGTACGTAAGCTGGAAGAGCATGGCGCACTGGCCAATACTATCGTAGTAGTGGCTTCTGCTTCTGAGTCTGCAGCACTGCAGTACTTGGCGCCTTACTCCGGTTGCGCCATGGGTGAATTCTTCCGTGACCGCGGTGAAGATGCACTGATCGTATACGATGACCTGTCTAAACAGGCCGTTGCTTACCGTCAGATCTCACTGTTGCTGCGTCGTCCGCCAGGTCGTGAAGCTTACCCAGGTGACGTTTTCTACTTGCACTCCCGTCTGCTAGAGCGTGCCTCTCGCGTATCGGTTGAGTATGTAGAACGTTTCACCAAGGGTGAAGTGAAAGGCAAAACCGGTTCTTTGACCGCGTTGCCTATCATCGAAACTCAAGCCGGTGACGTATCTGCGTTTGTACCGACTAACGTAATTTCCATCACCGATGGTCAGATTTTCTTGACCACAGAGCTGTTTAACTCAGGCATTCGCCCTGCTGTTGATCCAGGTATCTCTGTATCTCGTGTTGGTGGTGCTGCACAAACTAAGCTGATCAAGAAACTGTCAGGTGGTATTCGTACTGCGTTGGCTCAGTATCGTGAACTGGCAGCCTTTGCTCAGTTCTCTTCCGACCTCGATGAAGCCACGCGCAAGCAGCTGAGCCACGGTCAGAAAGTAACTGAGTTGATGAAGCAGAAGCAATACCGTCCTATGTCAGTTGCTGAACAAGGCTTAGTACTGTTTGCTGCTGAACACGGCTATCTGGACAATGTTGAGCTAAACCTCATCACTACGTTCGAAGCTGCCCTGCTCGCTTACGCCGATTCAGAACATGCTGCCACCATGGCAGACATCAACCAGAAAGCCGACTACAACAAAGACGTTGTGGCTCAGCTGACTGCGTTGCTGGATAGCTTCAAGGCTACCCAGTCCTGGTAA
- the atpH gene encoding F0F1 ATP synthase subunit delta produces the protein MEMKTIARPYAKAAFDFAVEKKAVDNWLTMLGFAAQVATDPQVEDLINSNLNAEKMADLFLAVCGDQLDEQGQNLIRVMAINGRLSVLPAVVLEFAALKAEQDREVEANVVSAAKLTKQQMAKIQASLEKRLDRKVKLNCSVDKALMAGIIITAGDLVIDGSVRGRLSRLAETLQS, from the coding sequence ATGGAAATGAAAACCATTGCTCGCCCCTATGCCAAAGCAGCTTTCGATTTTGCCGTTGAGAAAAAAGCGGTTGATAACTGGTTAACAATGCTGGGTTTTGCCGCACAAGTGGCAACCGACCCGCAAGTTGAAGACCTTATCAACAGCAATCTGAACGCGGAAAAGATGGCCGACTTGTTTTTGGCTGTCTGTGGCGATCAGCTCGATGAGCAAGGCCAGAACCTGATAAGGGTAATGGCCATAAACGGACGCTTGAGTGTGTTGCCAGCAGTGGTCTTAGAGTTTGCCGCACTGAAGGCAGAACAAGACCGGGAAGTAGAGGCCAATGTGGTTTCTGCCGCCAAACTGACTAAGCAACAAATGGCCAAGATTCAAGCCTCACTTGAAAAGCGCTTAGATCGCAAAGTGAAGCTGAATTGCAGTGTCGATAAAGCACTGATGGCCGGCATTATTATTACTGCCGGTGACTTAGTAATCGACGGAAGTGTTCGGGGCAGGCTGTCCCGCTTGGCTGAAACGCTGCAATCTTGA
- the atpF gene encoding F0F1 ATP synthase subunit B, whose amino-acid sequence MNMNATILGQTVAFIVFVWFCMKFVWPPIMGAIEARQKEIAEGLSSAENAKKDLALAKNNAAEQLKEAKLQSAHIVELANKRKAQIVEDATREAQAEREKILTQAQAEVEAERNRVKEELRKQVAALALAGAEKILERQIDAAANSDIVEKVVAEL is encoded by the coding sequence ATGAATATGAACGCAACAATCCTCGGTCAAACGGTCGCCTTTATTGTCTTCGTTTGGTTTTGCATGAAGTTTGTATGGCCCCCGATTATGGGCGCCATTGAAGCTCGTCAGAAAGAAATCGCCGAAGGATTATCTTCAGCGGAGAATGCCAAGAAAGATTTGGCCCTGGCGAAAAATAATGCAGCCGAACAGTTAAAAGAAGCCAAGCTACAGTCTGCTCACATTGTTGAGTTGGCGAATAAGCGCAAGGCCCAGATCGTCGAGGATGCTACACGTGAAGCGCAAGCTGAACGTGAAAAAATTCTGACACAGGCTCAGGCTGAAGTTGAAGCCGAACGCAACCGTGTCAAAGAGGAACTGCGCAAGCAGGTTGCTGCTCTTGCCTTGGCGGGTGCAGAAAAAATCCTCGAGCGTCAAATTGATGCCGCTGCTAATAGCGACATTGTTGAGAAAGTAGTAGCTGAACTGTAA
- the atpE gene encoding F0F1 ATP synthase subunit C: MEMIYIAAAVMLGFAAIAASIGISMLGGKFMESAARQPDMLPALRTNFFIVVGLVDAIPMITVGMALYLIFAVAA; the protein is encoded by the coding sequence ATGGAAATGATCTACATCGCTGCCGCCGTTATGTTGGGCTTCGCCGCTATCGCTGCATCTATCGGTATTTCTATGCTGGGTGGTAAGTTCATGGAAAGTGCTGCTCGCCAGCCTGACATGCTGCCAGCTTTGCGTACTAACTTCTTTATCGTAGTTGGCCTGGTTGACGCTATCCCAATGATCACTGTTGGTATGGCTTTGTACCTGATTTTCGCCGTTGCTGCTTAA
- the atpB gene encoding F0F1 ATP synthase subunit A, whose translation MAATGDVLTSQDYISHHLTHLQVGSGFWALNIDSLLVSVVLGMLFLWLFHKVAVRATSGVPGKLQCAVELLVGFVDTAVKDVFHGKSKLVAPLALTIFVWVFLMNAMDLLPVDLLPYGAQLLGVPYLRVVPSADVNITMSMAFGVFFLIIYFSIKEKGVSGFVKELTLQPLNHWSMIPVNLVLETVSLIAKPISLGLRLFGNMYAGEMIFILIAGLLPWWSQWALNVPWAIFHILIITLQAFIFMILSVVYLSMASEEH comes from the coding sequence ATGGCTGCAACAGGAGATGTCTTAACTTCCCAAGATTATATCTCACACCACCTGACACATTTACAGGTTGGTTCGGGTTTTTGGGCGTTAAATATCGATTCTTTGCTTGTTTCCGTTGTCCTGGGAATGCTGTTCTTGTGGTTATTTCACAAGGTTGCTGTTCGTGCAACCAGTGGCGTACCCGGCAAGTTGCAATGTGCCGTTGAGCTGTTAGTGGGCTTTGTAGATACAGCCGTTAAAGACGTCTTCCATGGTAAAAGTAAGTTAGTGGCCCCGTTGGCGCTAACCATTTTTGTCTGGGTTTTCTTGATGAACGCAATGGACTTACTACCGGTCGACTTACTGCCTTATGGCGCACAATTGCTCGGTGTTCCTTACCTGAGGGTTGTTCCTTCCGCCGATGTTAACATCACCATGTCCATGGCATTTGGTGTGTTCTTTTTGATTATTTACTTCAGTATCAAAGAGAAAGGCGTGTCTGGCTTTGTTAAAGAGCTGACACTGCAACCACTAAACCATTGGTCAATGATCCCTGTTAACTTGGTGCTTGAGACCGTATCACTGATCGCTAAGCCTATCTCTTTAGGTTTGCGACTGTTCGGTAACATGTATGCGGGTGAGATGATCTTCATCTTGATCGCAGGCTTGTTGCCATGGTGGTCTCAATGGGCCCTTAATGTGCCTTGGGCGATTTTCCATATATTGATAATCACCTTGCAGGCTTTCATCTTCATGATCTTGTCCGTTGTTTACTTATCAATGGCGTCTGAAGAGCATTAA
- a CDS encoding ATP synthase subunit I produces MKQYLSDKQLALVSLCCQLLLIVAVATLFFYLQGEAAARSALLGGGIYWVPQCLFSVRVFAFTAKQATPSSVMADFYSGAGIKFGSTILLFTIALKFMDVLHAPLFAAYITALLMQWIVSFTLNNRY; encoded by the coding sequence ATGAAGCAGTACCTGAGCGACAAGCAACTGGCGCTGGTGAGTTTGTGTTGTCAATTACTCTTGATTGTGGCCGTCGCTACCTTGTTTTTTTACTTACAGGGTGAGGCAGCCGCTCGTTCTGCCCTTTTGGGGGGCGGAATCTACTGGGTTCCCCAATGCTTGTTTAGCGTGCGTGTGTTTGCCTTTACGGCGAAGCAGGCAACGCCAAGCAGCGTGATGGCGGACTTTTACAGCGGGGCTGGGATTAAGTTTGGTAGCACTATCTTGCTGTTTACGATAGCGCTCAAGTTTATGGACGTGCTACACGCACCTCTGTTTGCTGCTTACATCACAGCATTGCTGATGCAGTGGATTGTTTCGTTCACTCTCAACAACCGTTACTAG
- a CDS encoding ParB/RepB/Spo0J family partition protein: MNMKRRGLGKGLDALLSTSSAANVRQQQADTHSQPDAHGELQSLGLHELRPGKYQPRRDMSQVALEELATSIRQQGIIQPIIVRPISEGGYEILAGERRWRAARMAGLSQVPCLIKDVADQEAMAIGLIENIQREDLNVIEESRALSRLIEEFGFTHLSVAEAVGKSRSAVSNLLRLAQLNDEVKQLVEHGSLEMGHARALLAITGEQQTELARFVAQKGLTVRETERLVKQSQNPKKAPLEQPRSLLMSQLEQEIGSKLGAKVEIKSTNKDKGKLVISYNSLNELDKISHFFGINDELDL; this comes from the coding sequence ATGAACATGAAACGACGGGGTTTGGGCAAAGGCTTGGATGCGCTACTTAGCACCAGCTCGGCGGCCAATGTGCGTCAACAGCAGGCCGACACGCATTCTCAACCCGATGCTCACGGTGAGCTGCAAAGTTTGGGGTTACATGAATTACGACCTGGTAAATACCAGCCGCGCCGCGATATGTCTCAGGTGGCACTGGAAGAACTGGCCACCTCAATTCGCCAACAAGGCATTATTCAGCCGATCATAGTGCGACCCATCAGTGAGGGCGGCTATGAAATCTTAGCCGGTGAGCGCCGCTGGCGAGCCGCACGCATGGCGGGGCTAAGCCAGGTGCCCTGCCTTATCAAAGACGTCGCCGACCAAGAAGCCATGGCCATTGGCCTAATAGAAAACATTCAGCGTGAAGACTTAAACGTGATCGAAGAATCGCGCGCTTTATCTCGTTTGATTGAAGAGTTTGGCTTTACTCATCTGTCGGTAGCCGAAGCCGTGGGCAAGAGTCGCAGTGCGGTTTCTAACCTTTTACGTTTGGCGCAATTAAACGACGAAGTGAAGCAATTGGTCGAACATGGCTCATTAGAAATGGGGCATGCCCGCGCTTTATTGGCCATTACCGGCGAGCAACAAACTGAATTAGCACGCTTTGTGGCGCAAAAAGGCCTCACAGTTCGTGAAACTGAGCGTTTGGTCAAACAAAGTCAAAACCCGAAAAAAGCGCCCCTTGAGCAACCCAGATCCTTGCTAATGAGCCAACTTGAGCAAGAAATTGGATCCAAACTCGGTGCTAAGGTAGAGATAAAGTCGACTAACAAAGACAAAGGTAAGCTAGTTATATCTTATAACTCTTTGAATGAGTTGGATAAAATCAGTCATTTCTTCGGGATTAATGACGAACTTGATCTGTAA
- a CDS encoding ParA family protein, whose protein sequence is MGKVIAIANQKGGVGKTTTCVNLAASMAATKRKVLVIDLDPQGNATMASGIDKYQVPNTAYELLVDQVPIEQVVERETSGGYHLVAGNGDVTAAEIKLMEVFARETRLRTALAPVRDYYDYIFIDCPPSLNLLTVNAMSAADSVLVPMQCEYFALEGLTALVDTISKLAAVVNHDLKIEGILRTMYDHRNRLSSDVSDQLKTHFGDKVYRTVIPRNVRLAEAPSFGQPAMHYDKSSLGAKAYLALAGEILRREELSLDSNETSEQLA, encoded by the coding sequence GTGGGGAAAGTCATCGCCATTGCCAACCAAAAAGGGGGCGTGGGTAAAACTACGACCTGTGTCAACTTGGCAGCCTCCATGGCTGCAACCAAGCGCAAGGTACTGGTGATAGATCTGGATCCGCAAGGCAACGCCACTATGGCCAGCGGCATAGATAAATATCAGGTGCCTAACACCGCCTATGAGTTGTTAGTGGATCAAGTGCCCATCGAGCAAGTGGTTGAAAGAGAAACCAGCGGTGGCTATCACTTGGTGGCGGGCAATGGCGATGTGACCGCCGCCGAAATCAAGTTGATGGAAGTGTTTGCCCGCGAGACGCGACTGCGCACGGCACTGGCACCGGTGCGTGATTATTACGATTATATTTTTATCGACTGCCCCCCCTCGCTGAACCTGTTAACCGTGAACGCCATGTCTGCGGCGGATTCAGTATTGGTGCCCATGCAATGCGAGTATTTCGCGCTGGAAGGCTTAACCGCCTTGGTGGATACCATCAGTAAACTGGCGGCAGTGGTGAACCATGACTTAAAAATCGAGGGCATATTACGAACGATGTACGATCATCGTAATCGGCTTTCGAGTGATGTTTCTGATCAGCTTAAAACGCATTTTGGTGACAAGGTGTATCGCACCGTGATCCCGCGCAACGTGCGCCTGGCCGAGGCGCCGAGCTTTGGTCAGCCTGCCATGCATTACGATAAATCTTCTTTGGGTGCTAAAGCCTATTTGGCGCTGGCAGGAGAAATATTGCGCCGCGAAGAACTGTCTTTAGACTCTAATGAAACTTCGGAACAACTAGCATGA
- the rsmG gene encoding 16S rRNA (guanine(527)-N(7))-methyltransferase RsmG encodes MKEQLTSTLTRLLAQTELVVTEQQVEQLVTLVTLLNKWNKAFNLTSVRDPLAMVGRHMVDSLVVSPYLEGTRFIDVGTGPGLPGLPLAIMNPDKEFVLLDSLGKRIRFIRMVIHHLGLTNVTAVESRVEAYQPEQKFDGVLSRAFASLDDMVSWCAHLLKSEGRFLALKGQYPEQELQSLPAHLQLDKVYPLIVPEQDGDRHLVVLKQVSQPK; translated from the coding sequence ATGAAAGAACAATTAACAAGCACCCTAACGCGCCTGCTGGCTCAAACAGAGCTGGTAGTCACCGAGCAACAAGTGGAGCAGTTGGTCACGCTGGTGACGCTGCTCAACAAGTGGAATAAGGCCTTTAATTTGACCTCGGTGCGTGACCCACTCGCCATGGTTGGCCGCCATATGGTCGACAGCTTAGTGGTTAGCCCCTATCTGGAAGGTACGCGCTTTATCGATGTGGGCACCGGTCCTGGCCTGCCCGGCTTACCGCTGGCCATCATGAATCCGGATAAAGAATTTGTGTTGCTCGACAGCCTCGGCAAGCGCATTCGTTTTATTCGTATGGTTATCCATCATTTAGGGCTGACCAACGTCACTGCCGTCGAAAGCCGCGTAGAGGCCTACCAGCCAGAACAAAAATTTGACGGCGTGTTAAGTCGAGCCTTCGCTTCACTGGATGACATGGTAAGCTGGTGCGCTCATCTGCTTAAGTCTGAAGGCCGCTTTTTGGCGCTCAAAGGACAATATCCAGAGCAGGAGCTACAATCATTGCCTGCTCACCTGCAGTTGGATAAGGTTTACCCCTTAATCGTGCCTGAGCAAGACGGAGATCGGCACTTGGTGGTGTTAAAGCAAGTTAGTCAGCCTAAGTAG
- the mnmG gene encoding tRNA uridine-5-carboxymethylaminomethyl(34) synthesis enzyme MnmG: MHYEESFDVIVVGGGHAGTEAAAAAARMGANTLLLTHNIDTLGQMSCNPAIGGIGKGHLVKEIDALGGIMAMAADNAGIQFRTLNASKGPAVRATRAQADRQLYRQAVRTRLENQPNLKIFQQACDDLILEGETVVGVVTQTGLRFRAKTVVLTVGTFLNGLIHIGMDHYKGGRAGDPPSTALAQRLRELPLRIDRLKTGTPPRIDANSVDFSVMQTQPGDNPTPVFSFIGSRADQPRQIPCYITHTNEKTHDVIRKNLDRSPMYAGVIEGIGPRYCPSIEDKIMRFADKTSHQIFVEPEGLTSTELYPNGISTSLPFDVQLQIVRSIKGFEQAHIMRPGYAIEYDYFDPRDLKINMENKYLHNLFFAGQINGTTGYEEAAAQGLLAGLNATLRAFGKEPWSARRDQAYMGVMMDDLSTLGTKEPYRMFTSRAEYRLLLREDNADLRLTEAGRELGLVNDHRWALFCDKMEQITQETQRLRENWINPVHASAASLNELLKTPLSKEHTLEELLRRPELDYPTLMSVDGIGPGISHEQAAEQVEIQVKYAGYIERQKGEIEKQLRNENTHLPLDLDYQEVPGLSTEVIIKLNQAKPETLGIASRTPGITPAAISILLVHLKKRGLLRKSA, encoded by the coding sequence ATGCATTATGAAGAATCGTTTGATGTCATCGTTGTTGGCGGTGGCCATGCCGGCACTGAAGCCGCCGCTGCCGCTGCTCGTATGGGAGCAAACACCCTGTTATTGACCCATAACATTGATACTTTGGGACAAATGTCCTGCAATCCCGCCATTGGTGGCATTGGCAAAGGCCACTTGGTCAAAGAGATCGACGCCTTGGGCGGGATCATGGCCATGGCTGCGGATAACGCCGGGATCCAGTTTCGTACGCTCAATGCTTCCAAGGGACCTGCGGTAAGAGCGACCCGTGCACAAGCGGATCGTCAGCTGTATCGGCAAGCCGTGCGAACTCGGTTAGAAAATCAGCCTAATTTAAAGATCTTCCAGCAAGCCTGTGATGACTTGATCCTTGAAGGCGAAACTGTGGTGGGTGTGGTTACCCAAACCGGCTTAAGATTTAGAGCCAAAACCGTAGTACTGACCGTGGGTACTTTTTTAAACGGCTTGATCCACATCGGTATGGATCATTACAAGGGCGGTCGTGCAGGGGATCCCCCTTCCACCGCCTTGGCTCAACGCTTACGTGAATTGCCGCTGCGTATTGACCGACTGAAAACCGGAACTCCACCGCGCATTGACGCCAACAGCGTGGATTTCTCGGTGATGCAAACTCAGCCTGGTGATAACCCGACTCCGGTATTTTCGTTTATTGGTAGCCGAGCCGATCAACCCAGACAGATCCCGTGTTACATCACCCACACCAATGAAAAAACTCATGATGTGATCCGCAAAAACTTGGATCGTAGCCCCATGTATGCCGGTGTGATCGAAGGGATCGGACCGCGCTACTGCCCGTCGATCGAAGACAAGATCATGCGCTTTGCTGATAAAACTTCGCACCAGATCTTCGTCGAGCCTGAAGGCCTAACTAGCACAGAGCTGTATCCAAATGGGATCTCGACCAGCCTGCCGTTTGATGTGCAGTTACAGATCGTACGTTCGATCAAAGGTTTTGAGCAGGCGCACATCATGCGACCAGGTTATGCAATCGAATATGACTACTTCGATCCACGAGACTTAAAGATCAACATGGAAAACAAGTATTTACATAACTTGTTTTTTGCCGGACAAATTAACGGCACCACGGGTTACGAAGAAGCAGCGGCCCAAGGTTTGCTGGCGGGCCTTAACGCTACGCTGCGCGCCTTTGGCAAAGAGCCTTGGTCGGCACGTCGTGATCAAGCCTATATGGGCGTGATGATGGATGACCTGTCTACACTGGGCACTAAAGAGCCCTACCGCATGTTTACCAGTCGTGCTGAATATCGCTTGCTGCTGCGTGAAGACAACGCCGATCTTCGCCTAACCGAAGCTGGCCGTGAACTAGGCTTGGTGAACGATCATCGCTGGGCGCTGTTCTGCGATAAAATGGAGCAGATCACTCAAGAAACCCAACGCCTGCGTGAGAACTGGATTAATCCGGTGCACGCGTCGGCTGCCAGCTTGAATGAATTACTAAAAACCCCGTTAAGCAAAGAACATACTCTGGAAGAGCTGTTACGCCGCCCAGAGTTGGACTACCCGACCTTGATGTCGGTGGACGGCATAGGTCCGGGTATCAGCCACGAGCAAGCGGCTGAGCAAGTTGAAATTCAGGTTAAATATGCGGGTTATATCGAGCGCCAGAAAGGCGAAATCGAAAAGCAGCTGCGCAATGAAAACACCCACTTGCCACTGGACTTGGATTACCAAGAAGTGCCGGGTCTGTCGACTGAGGTGATCATTAAGCTGAATCAAGCGAAACCTGAAACCTTAGGCATTGCCTCGCGTACTCCTGGCATAACACCGGCGGCGATTTCAATTTTGCTGGTTCATCTTAAAAAACGTGGCTTGCTGCGCAAATCAGCGTAA